In Candidatus Roseilinea sp., one DNA window encodes the following:
- the nolF gene encoding RND transporter, producing MPEPPAPAAPTYTVQRGLVVRQVEFTAQSQPVESVALSFVTEGKVQKVFKKPGDEVKQGEVIAELDVSDIRNQLRQAEIEFRTAQTILSNTLQSFTRTVQLAQLDVDQAQLKLDAAIARSKQPGISLAEKQAREAEAQFLEKDLERARLKLEDIGSSLDPTLVKNVETSRISIEALQDKLGRATLVAPFDGVLTELAVVVGMSSTPLERVAVVSKPGRIELVAELSSETSKELSVGQPVTVRLANNPEVIFGGVIQRVPAAGGARADRLVRIQVDEDAKLETGVKAIVTAMTGRRDDVLWIPASTVRTYRGRQFVVVQNPDGTQRRVDVKLGLTATDRVEVLDGLNEGDVVVAP from the coding sequence GTGCCTGAACCGCCGGCCCCTGCCGCGCCGACCTATACCGTGCAGCGCGGGCTAGTAGTGCGACAAGTGGAATTCACCGCTCAGTCGCAGCCGGTCGAATCGGTCGCCCTGTCGTTCGTCACCGAGGGCAAGGTGCAGAAAGTCTTCAAGAAGCCGGGCGACGAGGTCAAACAGGGCGAGGTGATCGCCGAGCTGGACGTGAGCGACATTCGCAATCAGCTCCGGCAGGCAGAGATCGAATTCCGCACCGCGCAGACCATCTTATCCAACACCCTGCAGAGTTTCACCCGCACCGTGCAGCTCGCACAGCTCGACGTGGATCAGGCGCAACTCAAGCTCGACGCGGCCATCGCACGCAGTAAGCAGCCCGGCATCTCCCTGGCCGAGAAGCAGGCGCGCGAAGCCGAAGCGCAGTTTCTGGAGAAGGATCTGGAGCGAGCGCGCTTGAAGCTGGAAGACATCGGCTCGTCGCTCGATCCCACGCTGGTCAAAAACGTCGAGACCAGCCGCATAAGCATCGAAGCCTTGCAGGACAAACTCGGTCGCGCCACGCTCGTCGCGCCGTTCGACGGTGTGCTGACCGAACTCGCCGTGGTCGTCGGCATGTCCTCCACGCCGCTGGAGAGAGTCGCCGTGGTCTCGAAGCCGGGTCGAATCGAACTAGTGGCCGAGTTGTCGTCGGAGACCTCGAAAGAACTGAGTGTTGGCCAACCCGTGACCGTGCGCCTGGCCAACAACCCTGAGGTCATCTTCGGTGGGGTGATTCAGCGCGTGCCAGCAGCAGGCGGCGCACGCGCCGACCGTCTGGTGCGCATTCAGGTGGATGAGGACGCGAAACTGGAGACCGGCGTGAAAGCGATTGTCACGGCGATGACCGGCCGGCGCGACGACGTGCTGTGGATCCCGGCCTCGACCGTGCGTACCTATCGCGGCCGACAGTTCGTCGTCGTGCAAAACCCGGACGGCACGCAGCGACGCGTGGACGTGAAGCTAGGGCTGACGGCGACCGACCGCGTTGAGGTCCTGGACGGCTTGAACGAAGGCGACGTGGTCGTCGCGCCGTAG